Genomic DNA from Emys orbicularis isolate rEmyOrb1 chromosome 18, rEmyOrb1.hap1, whole genome shotgun sequence:
gggaaagggtagGGGGGGggatgattaattcctccttgttttaagatccaagatcggtgttcaccagggaattggaggaggagtctctcaaggctacccagggaagggagagttagcacttgggagtggtggcagcaaaaccagatctaagctggtagttaagcttagaagttttcatgcagatccccacatctgtaccctaaagttcagagtggggaaggaaccttgacaaaactattgttgtatgtaaagtaaataaggttttaaaaatgtttaagaagcttcttttaaaattaaattaaaatgcagagccccccggaccggtggccaggacccgggtagtgccataggttgcctacccctgcactagagtaAACCCAAAGTAagaaagatcagaatcaggtccagatATGTTAGGCATTAAGGAAGAGATGGAGATGAGTTACTCTAGGCCTATCGTTTTCCAGTGGTTTATCTGctgagggtggaattttcaaaagcacttagcactgggcctaactctgcttccattaCTTCAAATGGGAATGATACGTCAATGCCAAGTGATTCTGGAAGATCCCACCCTAAATGCCTAAAGAGGGGTAAGCCATTCAAAGCTATCAAAACTGCAAACTGAGGTAAATACAATATCAAAATGGTCCAAACACATCACTGGTGTAAGTCTACGGAAATCattgatgaatttggcccaatatgtttAGCAAAGGATAATGCAAGTCCAGAATACACAGAGGGAGAAGACTGGGTAGATAGGAATATATATTACTTGCATAGGACATCACTGAACATTTTTAGAAAGAGGATACAGATGGATTAAAGGGGCTGGGTGCAAAATTATTTGGTTTCCCCCCTCCAGTTAAATCACTGCCCTTTCCATGCCCACTGGAATAGTTCAGCAGGCTAGACTCCTATGGACTGAAAGGAAATTTATGTAGCTTTCACTGTGCAAACAAAAATCGAACGTAGCCCACTTGCAACCAGGGATGGGAATTAAGCAGCACCCCAGccctcaaaaaaataaaaataaaaataaacccaatTCCAGAGACAGGTACATGAATTTATCAAAATACTAGCACTGATaaataaatttatatttaaaaaaaggcaaaggaGATATCCGTAGGTTTTGGGGTAGAGTAAGAGTCGCCTCCTGTGCCCACATGCGCTCACTTTATTTACATATCCACAAACACCATGAAacaccagcccagcccccccactagCAGCATGGTCACGTGAATTCCATAGATGAGCAGTTCATTCATGAGGCTGAAGTCCACCCGCCTTCGCCCCAACAAGAGGAGGATGATGGAGAGTTTGTACTGGAAACGCAGAAAGATCCGGATGCCCAGGTACTGAAGGCAAAACAAGATAGAGAGCGCCACCCAGAGGATGGAGGTAAACAGGCTGCAGCTGAAGTACAGCAGGAAACGAATGAATCCGTACATCCATCGGGATTTCAGATAGATGTCGAAGTTGTTGTACTTGGTGCGCACCAAGTGAGTGGTCCTTACTGGGCCACAGGCTGAATGCAGACATGTTGTGTGGGGGCCGTGGAAAGAACGGACACGGCGGGGAATGGGGATTACAGGCATCAGGCACCCCACAGTTCACAGAGTCCCAGAGCAGGATTTGCAGTGCGCATACCAAATGTCATCCATTAATATGGAAAAGATTCAGCAACCTATGAATGCAAACTTTCTGCTGAATTTCCAGGAAGGAACAGGCCTGCAGGaaggaacagaaggaaaacacGTTTAAAAAACTCCAGAGGGAGATAAAGAGAGTCTGGTGGATCTATTCCAACCTGGCTGCTATTTACAGCCACCTTGCAAAACTCTACTCACTCACTTGCTTGGGGTAATGTATTTTTTGATGGgcaagtaaaatatattttttttccattactGCCTAACTAGATGATTACAAAACACCCAATCAGCGTGGTATCTAGGTTATAATATTAACCTATCAATCTCACTATGGTAATGGAGTGGAAACAAGAGGACTGTGTCTCTGAGCTGGTATATTTTCATGATAATTTTGCAAGGTTGATTAACATATAGCACATCCCCTTAATCAACAGGGCATGATACTGCAACATGAGCAGTCCTTACCCATGTCAGTAGTCCCACTGATGCATGGGTTTTCATTTGATCCTTATTCACTTATAAGTAACATTCTATTCAAGTGAGGCTTTCAATGTACCGTGCAAATAAATACAGGGCATAATACAGACAATAGCAATTCTGGGCTCCTGCTAATTTTTAAACTTTGCTAagcatcatagaatcacagaattgaaggactagaagggacctcgagatgttttctagtccagtcccctgcattcaaggcaggactaaatattctctagaccatccctgacaggtgtttgtctaacctgctcttaaaaatctccaatgatggagattccacaacgtccctaggcaatttatttcaatgcttaactaccctgacaattaggaagtttctcctaatgtccaacctaaactgctaaacttgctgcaatttaagcccattgcttcttggcttatcttcagaggttaacgagaacagtttttctccctactccttataacaatcttttatgtacttgaaaactgttatcatgcccccctaggtcttctcttctccaaactaaacaaaccccccccctttttttttttcaatcttccctcacaggtcatgtttactagccctttaatcatttttgttgcttttctctggattctctccaattcgTCCATATCTTTCCCGCAATGTGGTGtccagaaccggacacaatactccagatgagcccTAATCAACGTGGAGTAGAGCGGaggaattacttcttgtgtcttgcttacaaaactcctgctaatacatcccagaatgatgtttccaacaaacaaaatgaaaacaatggaacattttgcaagaaaaataaagcaatgtgttttttttcacactgTACAGGATGTACCTCCCTTCACTTGGATGAGCCTTGAGGGCTCACTGTCATCACAATTCCCTGTGCGCCAtagttttaaaaggtatttacCTACCTTATTTCTCCCTTCATTTTCTACAAAGATAAATGAAATATCCTTAGTCTTACACAGTGTTTATGATTTATAATCTTAACATGTTTCCATGTAACCTTTGGTATTATTTGACAGTGATGAGCATTAGTCTGTTAGCTACTCTCTGTTTCACCTCATGCTTCTAATGTGCCAACTTCCAGGAATTATCAGATGACAATACACTAATCAGACAATGCTATTAAATAATGGGGAACTTCCCTAGCCTCCTTCCACACCCCATAACATTGCTTCTTGTTATTACTTTGCATCTCACAGCTGGAGAAAGTTCAGACACACAGGCCTGGAAAGTTCTTTCTTTTGCTGAAGGAGAAATACTATCATTGCTAGGACTAACAAGAAATTTCACTTTATTATTAGAGCATTCTTTGAAACTAATTCCTATTATTACCAAGGCTACTATTAGTTAATTATAAGGTTATAATACCTTATATGCCAGGATattaaagtactttacaaacctCACAACAGCCTCATTAACTCaatgtgtgactttgggcaagttacaaccactctctgcctcagttaaCTGTGTAGAGATAATAATCCTGATCTATTGCATAGGGCCATGTATTGGTGCACTGTTTAAGGTGAAATCCCCAAGTAAATTCTGCCTAATAACCAATGCACAGGATGACCCAGAGGCTTAACAGAGAGGAAAATTAATGGTGTTGTGGTTAAGTTATTTGAGAGATCTGGGGGTCTGCTCCTGGGTCTATCAGGGGCATCCTATATGACCCTAAACAAGTCACCTCCCCAGTCTTTGCAAcagcttcccatctgtaaaatgggaataataattccCTACTTCACAAGAGTGTTATAGGAACAAATTTAGTAAAGTGCTCAGGTACTATCATGACAAACATTACAGAAAAAGCCCATAACATAAAATTAATTCaagtttctaaagtgctttgagatccttgggtgaaAGACAATACATAGATGCAAAGCAATATTATTCTCATCTTATTATGAATTATTCTTAATCTTGTGATGAAGTTCTAGATAAACATACACATGGCAGTATATGTAACAATGTGCTTCCACATACTATACTGcttttaagtgatttttttaaataaaaatattgtgaATGGGCAAATTACAAAACGTAGAACTTGGTATATTCATGTATTAGATATTGCAGTA
This window encodes:
- the TMEM250 gene encoding transmembrane protein 250; the protein is MPVIPIPRRVRSFHGPHTTCLHSACGPVRTTHLVRTKYNNFDIYLKSRWMYGFIRFLLYFSCSLFTSILWVALSILFCLQYLGIRIFLRFQYKLSIILLLLGRRRVDFSLMNELLIYGIHVTMLLVGGLGWCFMVFVDM